Proteins found in one Herbiconiux sp. A18JL235 genomic segment:
- a CDS encoding AAA family ATPase produces the protein MWRADKKREADDSTSAADSVESAWGRNGQAAEGSQLGQVYTTESLVEPTRERWREEIAALGGESPLLHFDDSPRSRIELSTTHPGGLAQFITGNTTLLSSLIRDELALRNARIAAGAITDKGVELRSVRGIDSVQLAIGLAEWRVEEQQFRAPVLLRPISVRRYGRDFELKLRGVPFVNPVLAAVLQEQFQITVDRESLVALAQQNGVFKPQPVIDRLRSLTSHLPWFQVQPRLVVSSFADVASGMLADSAELAHPVLDALAGNLTSRRAVQDAYRPVEPSPQDKRAPSTDTLLLDADSEQENVIAQIAGGNSLVVKTLPGTGGTQTIVNAIGALVAQNKRVLVVSPRRLSLSGIDRRLSDVGLPGVAVSPRTLRRDLIQSIGRNEKAKQPQVADVDDALVRLRTVLLDYRASMSRVDPTLKVSVLDALRELARLALLPNPPATTARLDRSALESLASGRSKAAKTLSRAAELGQFRYGPDDSPWYGAQFSSSDDAQRAHQLAKRLDRTDLPKLLSGAYELIGQTRMRPFTSLAELGTYLRLLADLRETLDKFLPVVFDRSLTDLIAATSPRRDAPQMSSTSRRRLKSLAKEYVRPGVHIGDINESLRRIQQQRTLWYRFAAAGIPPEIPVGINEVQMAFQRVTEDLAQLDLPLGNVGTARQLSTLPIDQLIGMVEGLAADSEVLANLQERTALLDSLHEHALDPLLIDLSNRHVPETAVPDELELAWWQSVLELMLAGDRALLGANTGVLDRLEGDFRLVDEAHASMNGQLLAWQLADTWSVGLLDHPEEAAALKQLLRSDSVTSESLHAAAPHLGKVLAPVWLASPYEVPRITDAVTFDTVVLVDAGATTLAENVGAIRRARQVVAFGDPVTQTPSHFEIAIRAVDQQRTRPASDAVVAEELHTDSALARLADLVPTLSLTRSYRAGGEDLAELVNHRFYGGKIDSLPWAGTFLGHGSLALHYVEGRGGMPDSETGAVESIDAEVDEVVSLVLDQAINYPRESLMVITASAKHAVRVQQAVLAAFAKRSDLADFILKERAEPFMVATLEQSVAQSRDRVIFSVGYGKTTHGRVLSNFGGLARPGGERLLAVGMTRARRSMDIVSCFTPADIDEDRMNFGVVALRQILQEAENGPTPDTFSSPGDALLIDLARRLGARGLEVAFEHRGKLTLVASHDGRAIAIETDAVVHSTSLRESLRLRPDMLRRLGWHYLRVHSFELFANPEAVAARIADVLGIRELSLVETAPISI, from the coding sequence GTGTGGCGCGCCGATAAGAAACGAGAAGCAGACGATTCGACGTCTGCCGCCGACTCCGTCGAGTCGGCGTGGGGTCGGAACGGTCAGGCCGCGGAGGGTTCGCAGCTCGGTCAGGTGTACACGACCGAGAGCCTCGTCGAGCCCACCCGTGAGCGCTGGCGGGAGGAGATCGCGGCGCTCGGAGGCGAGTCGCCGCTGTTGCACTTCGACGATTCGCCCAGGTCGCGCATCGAGCTGAGCACCACGCATCCCGGTGGTCTCGCGCAGTTCATCACGGGCAACACGACGCTCTTGTCGAGCCTCATCCGCGACGAGCTCGCGCTCCGCAACGCCCGCATCGCCGCCGGCGCCATCACCGACAAGGGTGTCGAGCTACGGTCGGTGCGCGGCATCGACTCGGTGCAGCTCGCGATCGGCCTCGCCGAGTGGCGGGTCGAGGAGCAGCAGTTCCGCGCCCCCGTGCTCCTGCGCCCCATCTCGGTGCGCCGCTACGGCCGCGACTTCGAGCTGAAGCTGCGCGGCGTGCCGTTCGTCAACCCGGTGCTCGCCGCCGTGCTGCAGGAGCAGTTCCAGATCACCGTCGACCGCGAGAGCCTCGTCGCCCTGGCGCAGCAGAACGGCGTGTTCAAGCCGCAGCCCGTCATCGACCGGCTGCGCAGCCTCACCTCGCACCTGCCCTGGTTCCAGGTGCAGCCGCGGCTCGTGGTCTCCAGCTTCGCCGATGTCGCCAGCGGCATGCTCGCCGACAGTGCCGAGCTCGCGCATCCGGTTCTCGACGCCCTCGCCGGCAACCTCACCAGCCGCCGTGCGGTGCAGGATGCGTACCGCCCCGTCGAGCCGTCGCCGCAAGACAAGCGCGCCCCCAGCACCGACACCCTGCTGCTCGACGCCGACAGCGAGCAGGAGAACGTGATCGCGCAGATCGCGGGCGGCAACTCGCTGGTCGTGAAGACGCTTCCGGGTACCGGTGGCACGCAGACCATCGTGAACGCCATCGGCGCCCTGGTGGCGCAGAACAAGCGCGTGCTCGTGGTGAGCCCGCGGCGCCTCAGCCTGAGCGGCATCGACCGCCGGCTGTCGGATGTGGGTCTCCCCGGTGTGGCGGTGTCGCCGCGCACGCTGCGGCGCGACCTCATCCAGTCGATCGGCCGCAACGAGAAGGCGAAGCAGCCGCAGGTGGCCGATGTCGACGACGCCCTGGTGCGCCTGCGCACGGTGCTGCTCGACTACCGCGCCTCGATGTCGCGGGTCGACCCCACCCTCAAGGTGTCGGTGCTCGACGCCCTGCGCGAGCTCGCGCGCCTCGCGCTGCTGCCGAACCCGCCGGCCACCACGGCGCGGCTCGACCGCAGCGCCCTCGAGTCGCTCGCCTCGGGCCGGTCGAAGGCTGCCAAGACGCTCAGCCGCGCCGCCGAGCTCGGCCAGTTCCGCTACGGGCCCGACGACTCGCCGTGGTACGGCGCCCAGTTCTCCTCGAGCGACGACGCCCAGCGCGCCCACCAGCTCGCCAAGCGACTCGACCGCACCGACCTCCCCAAGCTGCTGAGCGGCGCCTACGAGCTCATCGGGCAGACCCGCATGCGCCCGTTCACCTCGCTCGCCGAGCTAGGCACCTACCTGCGCCTCCTCGCCGACCTGCGCGAGACGCTCGACAAGTTCCTCCCGGTCGTCTTCGACCGCTCGCTCACCGATCTCATCGCTGCCACCTCACCGCGCCGCGACGCCCCGCAGATGTCGTCGACCTCGCGCCGACGCCTGAAGTCGCTGGCGAAGGAGTACGTGCGCCCCGGCGTGCACATAGGCGACATCAACGAGTCGCTGCGCCGCATCCAGCAGCAGCGCACGCTCTGGTACCGCTTCGCGGCAGCGGGCATCCCGCCCGAGATCCCCGTCGGCATCAACGAGGTGCAGATGGCGTTCCAGCGCGTCACCGAAGACCTCGCGCAGCTCGACCTGCCGCTCGGCAACGTCGGCACCGCGCGCCAGCTCTCGACGCTGCCGATCGACCAGCTCATCGGCATGGTGGAGGGGCTCGCCGCCGACTCCGAGGTACTCGCGAACCTGCAGGAGCGCACCGCCCTGCTCGACTCGCTGCACGAGCACGCCCTCGACCCGCTGCTCATCGACCTGTCGAACCGGCACGTGCCCGAGACCGCCGTTCCCGACGAGCTCGAGCTCGCCTGGTGGCAATCGGTGCTCGAGCTCATGCTCGCCGGCGACCGTGCGCTGCTCGGCGCGAACACGGGGGTGCTCGACCGGCTCGAAGGCGACTTCAGGCTGGTCGACGAGGCGCACGCCTCGATGAACGGGCAACTGCTGGCCTGGCAGCTGGCCGACACCTGGAGCGTCGGGCTGCTCGACCACCCCGAGGAGGCCGCCGCGCTCAAGCAGCTGCTGCGCTCCGACTCGGTCACCTCCGAGTCGCTGCACGCCGCCGCCCCGCACCTCGGCAAGGTGCTGGCGCCGGTGTGGCTGGCGTCGCCCTACGAGGTTCCGCGCATCACGGATGCGGTCACCTTCGACACGGTCGTGCTCGTCGACGCCGGGGCCACGACGCTCGCCGAGAACGTGGGCGCCATCCGTCGTGCCCGCCAGGTGGTGGCGTTCGGCGACCCCGTCACGCAGACCCCCTCGCACTTCGAGATAGCGATCAGGGCCGTCGACCAGCAGCGCACGCGCCCCGCATCCGACGCCGTCGTCGCCGAGGAGCTGCACACCGACTCGGCGCTGGCGCGCCTGGCCGACCTCGTGCCGACGCTGTCGCTCACCCGCAGCTACCGGGCCGGCGGTGAAGACCTCGCCGAACTCGTCAACCACCGCTTCTACGGCGGCAAGATCGACTCGCTGCCCTGGGCGGGAACCTTCCTCGGCCACGGGTCGCTGGCGCTGCACTACGTCGAGGGGCGCGGCGGCATGCCCGACTCCGAGACCGGAGCGGTCGAGTCGATCGACGCCGAGGTCGATGAGGTCGTCTCGCTCGTGCTCGACCAGGCCATCAACTACCCGCGCGAGTCGCTCATGGTCATCACGGCCTCGGCGAAGCACGCGGTGCGGGTGCAGCAGGCGGTGCTCGCCGCGTTCGCGAAGCGCAGCGACCTCGCCGACTTCATCCTGAAAGAGCGTGCCGAGCCGTTCATGGTGGCGACCCTCGAGCAGTCGGTGGCGCAGAGCCGCGACCGCGTCATCTTCTCGGTCGGCTACGGCAAGACCACCCACGGGCGTGTGCTGTCGAACTTCGGCGGGCTCGCCCGCCCGGGGGGCGAGCGGCTGCTCGCGGTGGGCATGACCAGGGCGCGCCGCTCGATGGACATCGTGAGCTGCTTCACCCCCGCCGACATCGACGAAGACCGCATGAACTTCGGCGTCGTCGCGCTGCGCCAGATCCTGCAGGAGGCCGAGAACGGCCCCACGCCCGACACCTTCTCGTCACCCGGCGACGCGCTGCTCATCGACCTCGCACGGCGCCTCGGCGCCCGCGGGCTCGAGGTGGCCTTCGAGCACCGCGGCAAGCTCACGCTCGTTGCCTCGCACGACGGCCGCGCCATCGCCATCGAGACCGATGCGGTGGTGCACTCCACCTCGCTCCGCGAGTCGCTGCGCCTGCGCCCCGACATGCTGCGGCGCCTCGGCTGGCACTACCTGCGGGTGCACTCCTTCGAGCTGTTCGCGAACCCCGAGGCGGTGGCGGCACGCATCGCCGACGTGCTCGGCATCCGCGAGCTCTCCCTGGTCGAGACCGCCCCCATCTCCATCTGA
- a CDS encoding LLM class flavin-dependent oxidoreductase — translation MTRLSVLDLIPVRSRQSSGDAIAASLELVRTAERLGFTRYWVAEHHNMPAVASTSPSTLIAHFAAQTSRIRLGSGGVMLPNHAPLSIAEQFALLEAMHPGRIDLGLGRAPGSDPVTSYMLRGQRSTTDSDPAATFPTDVETVAALLGSDRGVGDGFGGDEQPGVGLNIRGRSYELKATPVVASAPEMWLLGSSNFSATLAASLGMPFVFANHFGQPGLDEALALYRERFQPSLTLEAPKTFLTLNTSVAPTASEAYAQALPQLITMARLRTGGALAAQLTIEEAQATALSPMEEQSVQEQAQRWLVGTPDEVAARIRSAASRYGVDEVMLSPVAGVRDADPLDRTPARSRALELLAPEFPELAVEVGAAAAAPTGAAA, via the coding sequence ATGACGCGACTCTCCGTTCTCGACCTCATCCCCGTCCGCAGCCGTCAGAGCTCAGGCGACGCCATCGCGGCGAGCCTCGAGCTCGTGCGCACCGCCGAGCGACTCGGCTTCACCCGCTACTGGGTGGCGGAGCACCACAACATGCCCGCCGTCGCCTCCACCTCGCCGTCGACGCTCATCGCGCACTTCGCGGCGCAGACCTCGCGCATCCGCCTCGGGTCGGGCGGGGTGATGCTGCCGAACCACGCGCCGCTGTCGATCGCCGAGCAGTTCGCGCTGCTCGAAGCGATGCACCCGGGGCGCATCGACCTGGGGCTCGGACGTGCGCCCGGGTCAGACCCGGTGACCTCCTACATGCTGCGCGGGCAGCGGTCGACGACCGACTCCGACCCGGCGGCGACGTTCCCGACCGACGTGGAGACGGTGGCGGCACTGCTCGGGTCGGATCGGGGGGTCGGCGACGGTTTCGGGGGTGACGAGCAGCCGGGGGTCGGGCTCAACATCCGGGGTCGGTCGTACGAGTTGAAGGCGACGCCCGTGGTCGCCAGCGCCCCCGAGATGTGGCTGCTCGGGTCGAGCAACTTCAGCGCCACGCTCGCGGCCTCGCTCGGCATGCCGTTCGTGTTCGCGAACCACTTCGGGCAGCCCGGGCTCGACGAGGCGCTCGCGCTCTACCGCGAGCGGTTCCAGCCGTCGCTGACGCTCGAGGCGCCGAAGACGTTCCTCACCCTGAACACCTCGGTGGCGCCGACGGCCTCCGAGGCGTACGCGCAGGCACTCCCCCAGCTCATCACCATGGCGCGGCTGCGCACCGGCGGCGCGCTCGCCGCCCAGCTCACCATCGAGGAGGCGCAGGCCACCGCCCTGTCGCCGATGGAGGAGCAGTCGGTGCAGGAGCAGGCGCAACGCTGGCTCGTGGGCACGCCCGACGAGGTGGCGGCGCGCATCCGCTCGGCCGCCTCGCGCTACGGGGTCGACGAGGTCATGCTCTCCCCCGTCGCGGGCGTCCGCGACGCCGACCCGCTCGACCGCACCCCGGCGCGCTCGCGCGCCCTCGAGCTGCTCGCCCCCGAGTTCCCCGAGCTCGCTGTGGAGGTGGGGGCGGCGGCTGCCGCCCCCACCGGCGCCGCGGCGTAG